A single region of the Methylocystis echinoides genome encodes:
- a CDS encoding SH3 domain-containing protein, which produces MRLTPLLRLAAVPAAFLATAAFAAPVSSPANLRSGPYPRSPVIATIPAGADVTVLNCGGGWRRDWCKVAYGQTKGYVAAGVLAPSGNNVIIAPVVTTELANLYKGPGVKYPVIEAVPGGARVNKGGCVAGWQTRWCQVNYDGKVGYMMENLLQREGELFPM; this is translated from the coding sequence ATGCGCTTGACCCCGCTTCTGCGCCTCGCCGCCGTTCCCGCGGCCTTTCTGGCAACCGCCGCCTTCGCCGCGCCTGTCTCGAGCCCGGCGAACCTCCGTTCCGGTCCCTATCCGAGATCACCCGTGATCGCGACGATTCCCGCCGGCGCCGATGTGACCGTGCTCAATTGCGGCGGCGGTTGGCGCCGGGACTGGTGCAAGGTCGCCTATGGCCAGACAAAGGGCTATGTCGCGGCGGGCGTGCTCGCGCCTTCCGGCAATAACGTCATCATCGCGCCGGTCGTGACAACCGAACTCGCCAACCTCTACAAGGGGCCGGGCGTGAAATATCCGGTCATCGAGGCTGTCCCCGGCGGCGCGCGCGTCAACAAGGGCGGCTGCGTCGCCGGCTGGCAGACCCGCTGGTGTCAGGTCAATTACGACGGCAAGGTCGGCTACATGATGGAGAACCTGCTCCAGCGCGAAGGCGAACTCTTCCCGATGTAA
- a CDS encoding error-prone DNA polymerase, with product MSAPRYAELAATTNFSFLRGASHPEEMAATALALGHCGIGVADRNSLAGVVRAFSYLRAHRESAGDFRLAVAARLVFRDGTPDILCYPTDRAAYGRLCRLLTRGNMRARKGDCALVLQDLLDFGEGQHVVVMENGAPPPALLDALKGRVWLAATALYGPRPRARLLGRIALAEQLALPLVAVNDAHMHVGERRPLADALTCIREKTTLNEAGFLLAANAERHLKSAPEMARLFREAPQAVEESARFIDALDFRLTDLAYDYPAELREGFASEQEALAALSRAGAKQRYPDGVPDHVAATLERELTLVAELKYAAYFLTVHDIMRFARSKGILAQGRGSAANSVICFCLGVTEVDPTKHDLLFERFVSAARNEPPDIDVDFEHERREEVIQYIYARFGRERAGLAAAVTTYRGKSAIREIGKAFGLSNDLLGRLTSAAFGRGGDPATRAQDIARLGLDASEPRFAKALALAEEIEGFPRHLTQHSGGFVITRDRLDEVVPVAPAAMEGRSTIEWDKDDLDALGLLKIDVLALGILTCLRKGLDLLAQHYGIVHRLSSIPAEDARVYAMISRADTVGVFQIESRAQMSMLPRLKPNCFYDLVIEVAIVRPGPIQGDMVHPYLRRRMGKEPVSYPSKELEQVLGKTYGVPLFQEQAMRIAIVAAGFTPAEADQLRRAMATFKRAGLVSGFRDKMISGMTAKGYARDFAERCFSQIEGFGTYGFPESHAASFALLVYASAWLKCRYPDVFACALLNSQPMGFYAPAQIVRDAKEHGIETLPVDINASEWDSTLETVAPAPHPSWPALSRPSTSCSEGDEGKERQERRAHPITERWRGVDGRDKPGHDAGEEQPAQSARAHPPLHPRHADMAGDILGDHAIRLGFRQIKGVNEDDMRRLVARRGKGYDSVRDVWLRAELSPAALMRLAEADAFSSLGLSRRDALWAAAGLNRAGDRDDLPLLRDLSFSPLEPDAHLPPMPPGEEIVEDYRFLSLSLKGHPLAFLRDRMAARGALPCATLSDFPDGAGRRLTVAGVVLLRQRPGTAKGVVFMTIEDETGQANIIVWPKLLERQRAEIIGARLVAVTGRLQKECGVIHVVAEHVEDLSADLRRLETMPAARTEAIPKARNFH from the coding sequence ATGTCTGCGCCCCGCTACGCCGAGCTTGCGGCGACGACGAATTTTTCCTTTCTGCGCGGCGCCTCCCATCCCGAGGAAATGGCGGCGACGGCGCTGGCGCTCGGCCATTGCGGGATTGGCGTCGCCGACCGCAATTCGCTGGCCGGCGTGGTGCGCGCCTTTTCCTACCTGCGCGCGCATCGGGAGAGCGCCGGGGACTTCCGCCTCGCCGTGGCCGCGCGTCTCGTCTTTCGCGACGGGACGCCCGACATTCTCTGCTATCCGACGGATCGCGCCGCTTACGGCCGCCTGTGCCGGCTGCTGACGCGCGGCAATATGCGCGCGCGCAAGGGCGACTGTGCGCTCGTCCTTCAGGATCTCCTCGATTTCGGCGAGGGCCAGCATGTCGTTGTCATGGAAAATGGCGCGCCGCCCCCTGCCCTTCTCGACGCGCTGAAAGGCCGCGTCTGGCTGGCGGCGACCGCGCTTTACGGCCCGCGCCCGCGCGCGCGCCTGCTCGGCCGCATCGCCCTCGCCGAACAGCTCGCCCTGCCGCTTGTCGCCGTCAATGACGCCCATATGCATGTCGGCGAGCGCCGCCCGCTCGCCGACGCGCTGACCTGTATTCGCGAGAAGACGACCCTGAACGAGGCGGGCTTTCTGCTCGCCGCCAACGCCGAGCGTCATCTCAAGAGCGCGCCCGAAATGGCGCGCCTGTTCCGCGAGGCGCCGCAGGCGGTCGAGGAAAGCGCGCGCTTCATCGACGCGCTCGACTTCCGCCTCACCGATCTCGCCTACGACTATCCCGCCGAACTGCGCGAAGGCTTTGCGAGCGAGCAGGAAGCGCTGGCCGCGCTTTCACGCGCGGGCGCAAAACAGCGTTATCCGGATGGCGTTCCCGATCATGTCGCAGCGACGCTCGAACGCGAACTGACGCTCGTCGCCGAACTGAAATACGCCGCCTATTTTCTCACCGTGCACGACATCATGCGTTTCGCGCGCAGCAAGGGAATCCTTGCGCAGGGGCGCGGTTCGGCGGCCAATTCCGTCATCTGCTTCTGTCTGGGCGTCACCGAGGTCGATCCGACGAAGCATGATCTGCTCTTCGAGCGTTTCGTCTCCGCCGCGCGCAACGAGCCGCCGGACATCGACGTCGATTTCGAGCATGAACGGCGCGAGGAGGTGATCCAGTATATTTACGCGCGTTTCGGCCGCGAACGCGCCGGCCTCGCCGCCGCCGTCACCACCTATCGCGGCAAGAGCGCGATCCGCGAAATCGGCAAGGCGTTTGGTCTCTCGAACGATCTCCTCGGCCGGCTGACCTCCGCCGCCTTCGGGCGCGGCGGCGATCCCGCGACACGGGCGCAGGACATTGCGCGCCTCGGCCTCGACGCCAGCGAGCCGCGCTTTGCGAAAGCGCTGGCGCTCGCGGAGGAAATCGAAGGCTTCCCGCGTCATCTGACGCAGCATTCCGGCGGCTTCGTGATCACCCGCGACCGTCTCGACGAAGTCGTGCCCGTGGCGCCCGCCGCCATGGAGGGCCGCAGCACCATCGAATGGGACAAGGACGATCTCGACGCGCTCGGCCTGTTGAAGATCGACGTTCTTGCGCTCGGCATACTCACCTGTCTGCGCAAGGGGCTCGATCTGCTGGCGCAGCATTACGGGATCGTCCATCGCCTCTCGTCGATCCCGGCGGAAGATGCGCGCGTCTATGCGATGATCTCGCGCGCCGACACGGTGGGCGTCTTCCAGATCGAGAGCCGCGCGCAAATGTCGATGCTGCCGCGGCTGAAGCCCAATTGCTTCTACGACCTCGTCATCGAGGTGGCGATCGTGCGGCCCGGCCCCATTCAGGGCGACATGGTGCATCCCTATCTGCGCCGCCGCATGGGCAAGGAGCCGGTTTCCTATCCGTCGAAAGAACTGGAGCAGGTTCTCGGCAAGACCTATGGCGTGCCGCTGTTCCAGGAGCAGGCGATGCGCATCGCCATTGTCGCGGCGGGCTTCACACCCGCGGAAGCCGATCAGCTCCGCCGCGCCATGGCGACCTTCAAGCGCGCCGGTCTGGTGAGCGGTTTCCGCGACAAGATGATTTCCGGCATGACGGCGAAGGGCTATGCGCGCGACTTCGCCGAGCGCTGCTTCAGTCAGATCGAGGGCTTCGGGACGTACGGCTTTCCCGAAAGCCATGCGGCTTCTTTCGCGCTGCTTGTGTATGCGTCGGCCTGGCTGAAATGCCGCTACCCGGACGTCTTCGCCTGCGCGCTGCTGAATTCGCAGCCCATGGGCTTTTACGCGCCGGCGCAGATCGTGCGGGATGCGAAGGAGCACGGGATCGAGACGCTTCCGGTGGATATCAATGCATCGGAATGGGATTCGACGCTGGAGACCGTCGCGCCCGCCCCCCATCCGTCATGGCCGGCCTTGAGCCGGCCATCCACGTCGTGCAGCGAAGGCGACGAAGGGAAGGAGCGGCAAGAGCGCCGCGCCCATCCGATCACAGAGCGATGGCGTGGCGTGGATGGCCGGGACAAGCCCGGCCATGACGCGGGGGAGGAGCAGCCAGCGCAGAGCGCACGCGCCCATCCGCCCCTCCACCCCCGCCACGCCGACATGGCCGGCGACATCCTCGGCGACCACGCGATCCGCCTCGGCTTCCGCCAGATCAAGGGCGTCAATGAAGACGACATGCGCCGCCTCGTCGCGCGTCGCGGCAAGGGCTATGATTCCGTGCGCGATGTCTGGCTGCGCGCCGAACTCTCGCCCGCCGCCCTCATGCGCCTCGCGGAGGCGGACGCCTTCTCCTCCCTCGGCCTGTCGCGCCGCGACGCGCTCTGGGCGGCCGCTGGTCTGAACCGCGCCGGCGACCGGGATGATCTGCCGCTGCTGCGCGACCTCTCCTTCTCGCCGCTGGAGCCCGACGCGCATCTGCCGCCCATGCCGCCGGGCGAGGAGATCGTCGAGGACTATCGCTTCCTCTCACTCTCCCTCAAAGGCCATCCGCTCGCCTTTCTGCGCGACCGGATGGCGGCGCGCGGCGCCCTTCCCTGCGCGACGCTTTCGGATTTTCCCGACGGCGCCGGCCGCCGCCTGACCGTCGCCGGCGTGGTGCTGCTGCGTCAGCGGCCGGGCACGGCCAAGGGCGTGGTGTTCATGACCATCGAGGACGAGACCGGCCAGGCCAATATCATCGTCTGGCCGAAGCTGCTCGAACGCCAGCGCGCGGAAATCATTGGCGCGCGCCTCGTCGCCGTGACCGGGCGGCTGCAAAAGGAATGCGGCGTCATCCATGTCGTCGCCGAACATGTCGAGGATCTCTCCGCCGATCTGCGGCGTCTCGAAACCATGCCCGCCGCCAGAACCGAGGCCATCCCCAAAGCGAGAAATTTTCATTGA
- a CDS encoding DUF1622 domain-containing protein, which produces MNFIALQFPTRAELNPHLTQISALIEAAGVGAIVVAAVAATLVFLLGGLRSGDWQGALRRYRANLGRGILLGLELLVAADIIGTVAVTPSVANLAVLGGIVLIRTFLSFSLEVEIEGRWPWARETPAQKEKHEQL; this is translated from the coding sequence ATGAATTTTATCGCCCTGCAATTCCCCACGCGCGCCGAACTCAATCCGCATCTGACCCAGATATCGGCGCTGATCGAGGCCGCCGGCGTCGGCGCGATCGTGGTCGCGGCGGTCGCCGCAACCCTCGTTTTCCTGCTTGGCGGGCTGCGATCCGGCGACTGGCAGGGCGCGCTGCGGCGCTATCGCGCCAATCTCGGGCGCGGCATTCTGCTCGGGCTCGAGCTTCTCGTCGCGGCGGACATCATTGGCACCGTCGCCGTCACGCCCTCGGTGGCCAATCTCGCGGTGCTCGGGGGAATCGTCCTGATTCGAACTTTTCTGAGCTTCTCGCTCGAAGTGGAAATCGAAGGACGTTGGCCATGGGCGCGCGAGACGCCCGCGCAGAAAGAAAAGCACGAGCAACTCTAG
- a CDS encoding response regulator yields the protein MSAQAPHRRVLVIDDEADCADTMAMVLRRLGAEVRVAYSGAAGLDVAQSFAPDFIFLDIGMPGMDGYQTAREVRARMADRGIRIIALTGWGRREDRERSMAAGFDHHLVKPAEIDDLKELLKN from the coding sequence ATGAGCGCACAGGCCCCGCATCGCCGTGTTTTGGTCATCGACGACGAGGCCGACTGCGCCGACACCATGGCCATGGTCCTGCGCCGGCTCGGCGCCGAGGTGAGGGTCGCCTATTCCGGCGCGGCCGGCCTCGACGTCGCCCAGTCCTTTGCGCCGGATTTCATTTTCCTCGACATCGGCATGCCGGGCATGGACGGCTATCAGACGGCCCGGGAGGTTCGCGCGCGCATGGCCGACCGGGGGATCAGGATCATCGCGCTCACCGGCTGGGGCCGCCGCGAGGATCGCGAACGCAGTATGGCCGCGGGCTTCGATCACCACCTCGTCAAGCCGGCCGAGATCGACGATCTGAAGGAATTATTGAAAAACTGA
- a CDS encoding PAS domain-containing protein — protein sequence MTAPLPSSVLAGNLPVRAFLRAFPFYLAWNGDGVIVEAGPSLRKIYPNAEPGARIEDVFRLVRPRGELAPAFFHANADQLFILEGKLNLRLLRGGFFPLDGSEIAVFLGTPWLRDTDELSSYGLTLADFAVHDQTLDLLLLLQTQKSAANDLRHLNARLVEKRSQLIEKEAQARKLALVASSTDNAVILTDFDMRLEWVNDAFTRVTGWTFEEIGGRRLWDFLAASAPEAVSFDAAAACLEAGKVYRKELLQRRRDGRHYWLSIEVQRLPDEAREVASLMVIGRDVTERKAAVEALRRSELEARSQRDEARRQHDELDWIYNTAPIGICLFDRDLRYRRVNRWLAEINGASIDAHIGKSVWDVAPGVAARVETEAQNVIRTARPARFEDVTGETAAQPGVIRYFNESWFPAFDERGEVAGLTLLVEEITDQRRVRVLKEADRRKNEFLATLAHELRNPLAPIKSALQMVQMNESFDPEICAENQAALRIAERQVDHLTRLVDDLLEVARITHGKIELKREPTDLLAILPQAVDLVRPQLERKGHVLTYEAPAAPLPVSGDKVRLVQVFANLLDNAVKYTPAGGAIRLSAGREGEMAVVRVADNGQGIPPEKLSSIWDLFAQVEYNTPEAKAGIGIGLALARNLVELHGGHVSAASQGAGRGAEFRVAIPLAASLKS from the coding sequence ATGACCGCGCCGCTCCCCTCGTCCGTTCTTGCCGGCAATCTGCCGGTCAGAGCCTTTTTGCGGGCTTTTCCCTTTTATCTCGCCTGGAACGGCGACGGCGTCATCGTGGAGGCGGGGCCGTCGCTGCGCAAGATCTACCCTAACGCAGAACCCGGGGCGCGGATCGAGGATGTCTTCAGGCTGGTGCGGCCGAGAGGGGAGCTGGCGCCCGCCTTTTTTCATGCCAATGCCGACCAGCTTTTCATCCTCGAGGGCAAGCTCAATCTTCGTTTGCTGCGCGGCGGCTTCTTCCCGCTCGACGGCTCGGAGATCGCCGTTTTCCTTGGAACGCCGTGGCTTCGGGACACCGACGAGCTCTCCAGCTACGGGCTGACGCTCGCGGATTTCGCCGTTCACGATCAGACGCTCGATCTTCTGCTTCTGTTGCAGACGCAGAAGAGCGCCGCGAATGATCTGCGGCACCTGAACGCGCGCCTCGTGGAGAAGCGCTCCCAGCTGATCGAGAAGGAGGCGCAGGCCCGCAAGCTGGCGCTCGTCGCCTCGTCGACGGACAACGCCGTCATCCTCACCGACTTCGACATGCGGCTGGAATGGGTGAACGACGCCTTCACCCGCGTGACGGGATGGACCTTCGAGGAAATCGGCGGGCGGCGCCTGTGGGATTTCCTCGCCGCCAGCGCGCCGGAAGCCGTCTCTTTCGACGCCGCCGCCGCCTGCCTCGAAGCCGGCAAGGTATATCGCAAGGAGCTGCTGCAAAGACGCCGCGACGGTCGACATTATTGGCTGTCGATCGAGGTGCAGCGCCTGCCCGACGAGGCGCGCGAGGTCGCCAGCCTGATGGTGATCGGCAGGGACGTCACCGAGCGCAAGGCGGCGGTGGAAGCGCTGCGGCGAAGTGAACTGGAAGCGCGCAGCCAGCGCGACGAGGCGCGTCGGCAACATGACGAACTCGACTGGATCTACAACACCGCGCCGATCGGCATCTGTCTCTTCGACCGCGACCTGCGTTACCGGCGCGTCAATCGCTGGCTCGCCGAAATCAACGGCGCGTCCATCGACGCGCATATCGGCAAGAGCGTCTGGGACGTCGCGCCCGGCGTCGCGGCGCGCGTCGAGACGGAAGCGCAAAATGTCATTCGCACCGCCCGGCCCGCCCGCTTCGAAGACGTGACCGGAGAGACCGCCGCGCAGCCCGGAGTCATCCGCTATTTCAACGAAAGCTGGTTTCCGGCCTTCGACGAGCGCGGCGAGGTCGCGGGGCTCACGCTTCTCGTCGAGGAGATCACCGACCAGCGTCGCGTGCGCGTGCTGAAGGAAGCGGACCGGCGCAAGAACGAATTCCTCGCAACGCTCGCCCATGAGCTGCGCAACCCGCTCGCCCCGATCAAATCCGCGCTGCAAATGGTGCAGATGAACGAGTCCTTCGACCCGGAGATATGCGCGGAAAACCAGGCCGCGCTGCGGATCGCCGAACGGCAGGTCGATCATCTGACGCGGCTCGTCGACGATCTGCTGGAAGTGGCGCGCATCACCCATGGCAAGATCGAACTGAAGCGGGAGCCGACCGATCTTCTCGCGATCCTGCCGCAGGCGGTCGATCTGGTGCGACCGCAACTCGAGCGCAAGGGCCATGTCCTGACCTATGAGGCGCCGGCTGCGCCGCTGCCGGTCTCCGGCGACAAGGTGCGGCTGGTGCAGGTCTTCGCCAACCTGCTCGACAACGCCGTGAAATATACGCCGGCGGGCGGCGCCATTCGCCTCAGCGCCGGCCGCGAGGGCGAGATGGCCGTCGTGCGCGTGGCCGACAATGGACAGGGCATTCCGCCCGAAAAGCTGTCGTCGATCTGGGATCTCTTCGCGCAGGTCGAATACAACACGCCCGAGGCGAAGGCCGGCATTGGCATCGGCCTTGCGCTCGCCCGAAATCTGGTGGAGCTTCACGGCGGCCATGTCAGCGCCGCAAGTCAGGGCGCCGGCAGGGGCGCCGAATTTCGCGTCGCCATTCCCTTGGCGGCTAGCCTGAAATCCTGA
- a CDS encoding heme NO-binding domain-containing protein, whose product MYGIVTKAIGDLVVTNHGVAQWEAIQEKAGVEADFLVGNEPYPDDLAYRLVGAAAEVLGCDVDAFLIRFGEHWVLKTGMESYGALLKSGGVSLADFLVKLPNFHTRVSLLYPQLTPPEFSCTDIGAHSMRLHYFTQRPGLTSFMIGLLRGLSTLYETPVRITLVAQKAKGDDHDIFEIDWGAPKE is encoded by the coding sequence ATGTACGGCATAGTTACGAAAGCCATCGGCGATCTGGTCGTAACGAATCACGGCGTCGCGCAGTGGGAGGCGATTCAGGAAAAGGCCGGCGTCGAGGCGGATTTTCTGGTCGGAAACGAACCTTATCCCGATGACCTCGCCTATCGGCTGGTCGGAGCGGCGGCGGAGGTGCTCGGCTGCGACGTCGATGCGTTTCTCATTCGCTTCGGCGAGCATTGGGTCCTGAAGACAGGAATGGAGTCCTACGGCGCGCTGCTGAAGTCCGGCGGCGTGTCGCTCGCGGACTTCCTCGTCAAGCTGCCGAATTTCCACACCCGCGTCTCGCTGCTCTATCCGCAACTGACGCCGCCGGAATTCTCCTGCACGGACATCGGCGCCCATTCGATGCGCCTGCATTATTTCACCCAGCGGCCGGGCCTCACGAGTTTCATGATCGGCCTGCTTCGCGGTCTGAGCACGCTCTATGAAACGCCGGTCCGCATCACGCTGGTCGCGCAAAAGGCGAAGGGCGACGACCACGACATTTTCGAGATCGACTGGGGCGCGCCCAAGGAATGA
- a CDS encoding tyrosine-type recombinase/integrase, which translates to MPDMLTLKTIAAIQPGSTAWDDGKGAVPGFGARRQKGEAVSYVLKYRTGDGRQRWQTIGRHGAPWTPDMARAEARRILAEVAKGSDPAGEKQEARKAETVAELCDAYIAAAEAGRVLTRRKKKKESTLTTDRGRVERHIKPLLGRLKVRAVNRNDIERFRDAVTQGATAIRVKTGRHGFARVTGGAGTATRTLALLGVIFTFGVRQGLRTDNPVHGVETHGYNKRERRLSAEEYAALGEALRSAPDTAWPIAIHAARFLAVTGWRRGEMLGLRWSEVDLVTRTARLSDTKTGASMRPLSHAACDILRDLPRLGNLVFPSSAGTDKPMAGFHKVWLRVAAKAGLPGDVTPHVLRHSFASIAADLEYSELTIAALIGHRKGSVTSRYTHHADAVLLAAADAVANRTTELMGDARPAGVVIPLRGSGGNA; encoded by the coding sequence ATGCCCGACATGCTGACGCTTAAGACCATCGCCGCCATCCAGCCGGGTTCAACGGCCTGGGATGACGGCAAGGGGGCTGTGCCTGGCTTCGGCGCTCGCCGGCAGAAAGGCGAGGCGGTTTCCTACGTCCTGAAGTATCGGACGGGTGACGGTCGTCAGCGTTGGCAGACCATTGGGCGGCATGGCGCGCCTTGGACGCCCGACATGGCCCGCGCTGAAGCGCGTCGTATCCTCGCGGAAGTCGCCAAGGGCTCAGACCCAGCCGGAGAGAAGCAAGAGGCGCGGAAGGCTGAGACTGTAGCTGAGCTTTGCGACGCCTACATTGCCGCCGCCGAGGCTGGTCGGGTGCTGACGCGTCGCAAGAAGAAAAAGGAGAGCACGCTCACCACCGACAGGGGCAGGGTGGAGCGGCACATAAAGCCGCTACTCGGCCGGCTGAAGGTCAGGGCTGTGAACCGGAACGACATCGAGCGGTTTCGTGACGCCGTGACACAAGGAGCTACGGCGATTCGGGTTAAGACCGGACGCCACGGTTTTGCGAGAGTAACGGGCGGCGCTGGAACCGCTACCAGAACCTTGGCCCTGCTTGGCGTGATCTTCACATTCGGCGTCAGACAAGGGCTGCGGACCGACAACCCCGTGCACGGCGTTGAAACCCATGGCTATAACAAGAGGGAACGCCGCCTGAGCGCAGAGGAATATGCTGCACTCGGGGAAGCCCTGCGGTCCGCGCCCGACACAGCATGGCCTATCGCAATCCATGCCGCCCGATTTCTCGCCGTGACCGGCTGGCGTCGCGGGGAAATGCTCGGCCTGCGCTGGTCCGAGGTTGACCTTGTCACTCGGACAGCTCGCCTTTCCGATACGAAAACCGGGGCGTCTATGCGCCCGCTTTCTCATGCCGCCTGCGACATCCTTCGCGATCTTCCACGCCTCGGGAATCTGGTTTTCCCATCGTCTGCCGGCACTGATAAGCCGATGGCGGGCTTTCATAAGGTCTGGTTGCGCGTCGCGGCGAAGGCTGGCCTGCCGGGGGATGTGACGCCGCATGTGCTGCGCCATTCCTTTGCGTCTATCGCCGCCGATCTCGAATATTCCGAGCTGACTATTGCGGCGTTGATCGGTCACAGGAAGGGCTCCGTAACCTCCCGTTACACCCACCACGCCGACGCTGTTTTGCTGGCGGCTGCTGACGCCGTTGCAAACCGGACTACTGAATTGATGGGAGACGCCCGGCCTGCCGGGGTCGTCATCCCGCTCAGAGGATCGGGCGGAAACGCCTGA